A window from Flavobacteriales bacterium encodes these proteins:
- a CDS encoding acyl-CoA desaturase, protein MKFKKVTFPRTQDAEFIKTLRERVNIYFKENNISRYANGQMVFKTIFMILLYAVPYFLLVFGAADLWWEQLILWSFMGLGMAGIGLSVMHDANHGAYSRNAAINNVLGHTINVLGGFETNWKLQHNVLHHSYTNVHGMDQDIKSVPVLRFTPHDRRFWFHRFQFLYAWFFYSLMTLYWMTAKDFVQLVGFKHQNLADVPQKFGNLMSRMITWKVIYYVYIMAIPIIVVPGAWYWVLIGFVIMHLIAGSILSAIFQPAHVMPDTEFPVPSEKGTMENNWAIHQLLTTTNFAPRSRFFSWFVGGLNFQIEHHLFPNICHVHYKKISKIVRETAKEYGLPYYSQPNFAMALIQHTRFLKKLGKS, encoded by the coding sequence ATGAAGTTCAAGAAAGTCACTTTCCCACGAACGCAAGATGCCGAGTTCATTAAAACACTCCGCGAACGCGTAAATATCTATTTCAAGGAGAATAACATAAGTCGATATGCGAACGGACAAATGGTGTTCAAGACCATTTTCATGATCCTGTTGTACGCTGTCCCTTATTTCTTGCTCGTTTTCGGGGCTGCTGATCTTTGGTGGGAGCAGCTCATCCTTTGGTCGTTCATGGGGCTCGGCATGGCCGGAATTGGTCTCAGCGTGATGCACGATGCAAATCACGGAGCTTACTCAAGGAATGCCGCGATCAATAACGTTCTCGGACATACGATCAACGTGCTTGGAGGATTTGAGACGAACTGGAAATTGCAGCACAACGTATTGCACCACAGCTATACGAACGTTCATGGCATGGACCAGGATATCAAATCGGTACCGGTATTGCGCTTTACTCCGCACGATCGCCGTTTTTGGTTCCATCGCTTTCAGTTCTTGTACGCTTGGTTCTTTTACTCGCTCATGACCCTGTATTGGATGACCGCCAAGGACTTTGTACAGCTCGTTGGTTTCAAGCATCAAAATCTAGCAGATGTGCCACAAAAATTCGGAAACCTGATGTCGAGAATGATCACTTGGAAGGTGATTTACTACGTGTACATCATGGCCATTCCGATCATCGTGGTTCCCGGAGCTTGGTACTGGGTTTTGATCGGTTTTGTGATCATGCATTTGATCGCAGGAAGTATACTGAGTGCGATATTCCAGCCCGCTCACGTAATGCCGGATACAGAATTTCCGGTCCCAAGCGAAAAGGGAACTATGGAGAACAACTGGGCCATTCACCAACTATTGACCACAACGAATTTTGCTCCTCGCAGCAGATTCTTCAGCTGGTTCGTAGGTGGGCTCAATTTCCAGATCGAGCATCACTTATTCCCGAACATCTGCCATGTTCATTATAAAAAGATCTCGAAGATCGTTCGCGAAACAGCCAAGGAGTACGGACTCCCGTATTACTCTCAGCCGAATTTCGCCATGGCCTTGATTCAGCACACACGCTTTCTTAAAAAATTAGGGAAATCGTAA
- a CDS encoding endonuclease, with amino-acid sequence MRHIITRLIMVPSCSVWAQGNYYQNALGLRDDSLKTALHDIIDNHNPFPYTSSGTDTWDILKDTDRDPNNSDNVILLYSGRSVDADQEYNNGAGWNREHVWTKSRGNFGTSQGAGTDAHHLRPCDISVNSVRGNRNFDDCASCVDVIDEGTDTGSDYDNVDWTFEPRDAVKGDVARMIFYMAVRYEGGGGDPDLELTDVLQPQGSTQPLHARMSTLLEWHRNDTVDNFEMNRNEVVYGYQGNRNPFVDHPELAEHLWGLLQQIHWNGQNTIGINEPEESTFTAFPNPTDDVVQWNEVAEMAQVFDLSGKLLITVEWTDRILMSNAGIAAGTYVLVVHRAAGTKEINRIVYRP; translated from the coding sequence ATGCGACACATCATTACGCGTTTAATCATGGTTCCCTCGTGTTCGGTATGGGCACAGGGAAACTACTATCAAAACGCCCTTGGATTGCGCGACGACTCGCTAAAAACGGCGTTGCACGACATCATCGATAATCACAACCCCTTCCCATATACGAGTTCGGGAACCGACACCTGGGACATTCTGAAGGACACCGATCGCGATCCCAACAATTCCGATAACGTCATTCTATTGTATTCGGGCCGATCCGTAGATGCGGATCAGGAGTACAATAATGGAGCGGGCTGGAATCGAGAGCATGTTTGGACTAAATCGCGTGGCAACTTCGGCACGAGCCAGGGAGCTGGAACCGATGCACATCATTTAAGACCGTGCGACATCAGTGTAAACAGCGTTCGTGGAAACAGAAATTTTGACGATTGTGCGAGTTGTGTTGATGTGATCGATGAAGGAACCGACACGGGCAGCGATTACGACAATGTCGACTGGACCTTTGAACCTAGAGATGCTGTAAAGGGTGATGTGGCGCGAATGATCTTTTATATGGCCGTGCGCTACGAAGGCGGTGGCGGAGACCCCGACCTGGAACTTACCGATGTATTGCAGCCTCAAGGGTCAACACAACCGCTTCACGCCCGCATGAGCACGTTGCTCGAATGGCACAGAAACGATACGGTCGACAATTTCGAAATGAACCGTAACGAAGTCGTTTATGGGTATCAGGGAAATCGCAATCCGTTCGTGGACCACCCCGAACTGGCTGAGCACCTGTGGGGGTTGCTACAGCAGATCCATTGGAATGGCCAGAACACGATAGGGATCAACGAGCCCGAGGAGAGTACGTTCACCGCTTTCCCGAACCCGACCGATGATGTGGTACAATGGAATGAAGTGGCTGAAATGGCCCAGGTATTCGATTTAAGCGGAAAGCTGCTGATCACCGTAGAGTGGACGGATCGAATCTTGATGTCGAATGCCGGGATCGCGGCCGGAACGTACGTGCTGGTGGTGCATCGTGCCGCAGGCACAAAAGAGATCAACCGCATCGTATATCGCCCTTAA
- a CDS encoding NAD(P)/FAD-dependent oxidoreductase: MREIVNVAIIGAGPAGCAAALAFRDSNLSVALIDRAHFPRDKTCGDALPGRTFRYVNQLVPGSEGVFSGIDDKQVLSSSAVYAKGRKVLTKSWVLPAVNSPRLHFDNYLFESVITHTNTRVYRGIRITDIERFNGHFVLNDQSGKEVIQAESVIIAVGANANLREQVLGRRVVTGNYGVAVSQYFEGVDISEDQNHLFVPYRQKIPGYFWIFPLGQNQFNVGYGLLSKKKVSVSKMFEDILHGDPHIAKHFNEAKALGKIRGHKLPFPSFSWPLTSDGALIIGDAAELMDPLLGHGIDKAMLSGIIAVETLIDAFAQGDLSKESLGVYEERIEKEVYPEIKSNARLLRILYPIMRFVNLF; encoded by the coding sequence ATTAGGGAAATCGTAAACGTAGCCATCATCGGCGCGGGTCCGGCCGGATGCGCTGCTGCCCTGGCCTTTCGCGATTCCAACCTATCTGTAGCACTTATAGATCGTGCCCATTTTCCGCGCGATAAAACCTGCGGCGACGCGCTTCCTGGACGAACATTTCGATATGTCAATCAACTCGTGCCGGGAAGCGAAGGGGTCTTCTCCGGAATTGATGACAAACAGGTGCTCAGCTCATCAGCGGTTTACGCCAAAGGGCGCAAGGTTCTGACCAAATCGTGGGTACTCCCCGCGGTGAATAGTCCGCGACTTCATTTCGACAATTACCTTTTTGAATCGGTTATCACACATACGAACACTCGGGTGTATCGGGGTATTCGGATCACGGATATCGAGAGGTTTAATGGACATTTTGTTCTAAATGACCAATCGGGAAAGGAGGTGATACAAGCGGAATCGGTGATCATTGCTGTAGGTGCCAATGCCAATCTTCGAGAACAAGTTTTGGGTCGTCGGGTAGTCACAGGGAATTACGGTGTTGCCGTTAGTCAGTATTTCGAAGGTGTTGACATCTCAGAGGACCAAAACCACCTCTTCGTACCCTATCGACAGAAAATTCCCGGATACTTTTGGATATTCCCTCTTGGACAGAATCAGTTCAACGTAGGCTACGGGCTCCTCAGCAAAAAGAAAGTGTCGGTATCCAAGATGTTCGAAGACATCCTTCATGGCGACCCACATATCGCCAAGCATTTTAACGAGGCCAAAGCATTGGGCAAAATAAGAGGGCATAAACTTCCTTTCCCATCATTCAGCTGGCCCTTGACGAGCGATGGAGCGCTCATTATCGGAGATGCTGCGGAGCTGATGGATCCTTTGCTCGGTCACGGGATCGATAAGGCCATGCTAAGCGGCATCATCGCAGTCGAGACGCTCATCGATGCATTTGCGCAAGGCGACCTTTCAAAAGAATCCCTCGGCGTTTATGAAGAACGGATCGAAAAGGAAGTGTATCCGGAGATCAAATCGAACGCGCGGTTGCTTCGGATACTCTATCCGATCATGAGATTCGTGAACCTGTTCTGA